Proteins found in one Loxodonta africana isolate mLoxAfr1 chromosome 21, mLoxAfr1.hap2, whole genome shotgun sequence genomic segment:
- the EXOSC6 gene encoding exosome complex component MTR3 yields MPGDHRRIRGPEESQPPQLYAADEDEAPAARDPTRLRPVYARAGLLSQAKGSAYLEAGGTKVLCSVSGPRQAESSERGGGPAGAGGEAPAALRGRLLCDFRRAPFAGRRRRAPPGGGEERELALALQEALEPAVRLGRYPRAQLEVSALLLEDGGSALAAALTAAALALADAGVEMYDLVVGCALSRAPGPAPAWLLDPTRLEEERAAAGLTVALMPVLNQVAGLLGSGEGCPTESWAEAVRLGLEGCQRLYPVLQQCLVRAARRRDAATLS; encoded by the coding sequence ATGCCGGGGGACCACCGCCGCATCCGCGGGCCCGAGGAGTCGCAGCCACCGCAGCTGTACGCGGCCGACGAGGACGAGGCGCCTGCTGCCCGCGATCCGACGCGTTTGCGGCCCGTGTACGCGCGCGCGGGGCTGCTGAGCCAGGCTAAGGGCTCGGCCTACCTGGAGGCGGGCGGCACCAAGGTGCTGTGCTCCGTGTCGGGCCCCCGTCAGGCCGAGAGTAGCGAGCGCGGCGGCGGTCCAGCCGGGGCGGGCGGCGAAGCCCCGGCCGCACTGCGCGGGCGCCTGCTCTGCGACTTCCGCCGCGCGCCCTTCGCGGGCCGCCGGCGCCGCGCACCTCCCGGGGGCGGCGAGGAGCGCGAACTGGCGCTGGCGCTGCAAGAGGCGCTTGAGCCAGCCGTGCGCCTGGGCCGCTACCCGCGCGCGCAGCTCGAGGTGTCGGCGCTGCTGCTCGAGGACGGTGGCTCGGCGCTGGCTGCCGCACTCACGGCCGCCGCGCTCGCGCTGGCCGACGCCGGCGTCGAGATGTACGACCTGGTGGTGGGTTGTGCCCTGAGCCGCGCTCCGGGCCCCGCGCCCGCCTGGCTCCTGGACCCCACGCGGCTCGAGGAGGAGCGTGCCGCCGCCGGCCTCACTGTGGCTCTCATGCCGGTGCTCAACCAGGTGGCCGGGCTGCTGGGCAGCGGGGAGGGCTGTCCAACTGAGAGCTGGGCCGAGGCTGTGCGCCTGGGCCTCGAGGGCTGCCAGCGCCTCTACCCCGTGCTGCAGCAGTGCCTGGTGCGGGCCGCCCGCCGGAGGGACGCAGCCACCTTGTCCTGA